The DNA segment CTAATTTATTTACCAAGTTTTAGCTATAAAATTTAGAATCGAAATTAATTGATAGCTAAAATCTTATTAGTTAATtatacacaattttaaaaactagtttataattttttattaataatataaactattttaaatactaataatttttgtaatctctacaataatatctaaattagtccATATATTGactaatatttcttttttataaaattaattttatttgatgattttttgtgtactaattaaattaattcatattttaataaatgtaaATGAATTAATTACTTCGTATTTTTAGGAATAAGGTAGTACTAATTTATAAggatttaattataaaattttataatcaaTCATaagaattatattaaaaaaaaaattcagaatttttGCTAAAAGCTTTTACATTTTAGGAAGTTAATTAAAAGCTTAGTGTAAAACTATAACAACCATGTCACCTAGAAAACTTTGAGATCTGATCTTCAATTGTAATAGTGTAATTAAAAAGCATAGAGAAGCCCACCACcgttttttttcctctttcatTCTCTCTTTCTATATTCTCTTATCTTCCTTATCTCTTAATTTCCtttcccaatcttcatctattttataaTCTAATCGAACCACGTTCTAACTGAGAagttaaggaacatttttaCCCGATCAGGTTTACAAACATATTAAGTTTATTTTTGCTCTAAAGAtcctttgttctttgttttttcttaggatttagtcatcaatcttggtggggttaGTTGAGAAgagtaatcctctcaacttattctactatacgtTGACTGAATTTCtgttatgtttggataacttgcattagaccCTTAAATTTTGAAGCTTGTCCATACTGGAGGATAAAATTATAGAAGTtgcttgaaaaacaaaaattaaggtAGAAATTGACTTTAagttttaatagcaccctaggctagaagatctggatgtagAGGGgagacgtggtcccaatattcaatttctcttgcatggatgttgtgtgtttatatattgtgttgtttgtttatatattatttaaacttgtaaaaatattagattttgatagtttactatttaagtgttttttttatgataaatagacttttgaatgttgtggatcacattttgaatgatattgtatgatgaaaatgatatgaaattgaattcatacatttgggataattgactgatgtttgttgtgtattaagtattgatgatGTCTATGTGATAatagagatctccgagcttcactatgatctaagtcacatagactaaaaTATTAGGGTGGTGAGGAGCCGATGgaggagttcatgcacaccgtgacatatgagatgcacggtttgggttgtattgaacttaatCTGATCCTTTCTCTTGGATTCGCTAGTAATCTTTGGATCGGGTGTTAGTCTCttgtaggacttacttaatacgggtcttttGGAAggcgttgtttgttgaatatcctggATGTGTAGACCCATGTAAGATCTATGTAAATGTTTTATTGTTtgaatttgaagaagattgaataattgaaaaattgataatgtaatttgattttctcttttgatttaattgtgtatattataaaattttatttttactagcttatcctttcttttcttgttgtgtttgaactgcgatgactatACTACATACACGATCAGATGATCATACAAGTGTTAGAAGGTCTGAAGAACTTTAGAGTGTtaatttgaaacttatattataaatatttgtatttctatataaGTTCTAATAATGTATtaagaatgttttgaaaaactaaatTTCTATAGAAAACTATAAAACTATTATAATAGTTAAAGGTATTTTTAGGATGTTAAATTAGTTCCCAAGAATTAGTTATTGGTGTTTACAACaatcctaaaataaaaaagttatttaaaataacgaatatatattattaaacattAACATACTCTTTTTgatgaattaaattatttttaaagtaagGAAATTATTCTATACTCTCATCAAGCTATCTTTTGCACCAACTATAATTTTAATTCTAGAAatcctattttatttattaaattatacaaaTGGTGAGATTTCTCTTTCTGCAAATCATTTAAGGGGTAAGTAAAAGTGTGAAAACGAATAAGAGTGAGAATACGCAGAGCTTCAAGTAGCACATTTAATAAACAGGTGGATTGGTTTGCAATTTTGataatgaacatttttttttcttaagaaaactTTATCGTTTATGTTATttgaattgataaaaaaaatcaattgaaataaaattatattatttgctataatttaaattagttaaaatattataaaatgaacaaaataGGATCAACTTTTATTTCACCGAATACTTTGTTCTTTTAATTTGTAAGATATGCggtgaaataaaaatatattatttattaattttatgtttttattttataatcaaagaaaaaaaaaacatctctctgcttttcattataaaatattcaaataatgATATATGATTTATTATTCTTGGGCTCAGCGACTAGTGTTCCCTTACATTGTTTCACCACAATTTCTTCCGCGTCTCCATACTCTTCACTTCcatagaaaacaattttatctttaaattgttttatttcaaattttaggatttaaaatatattttagaattaaaaaatacataaactcTAAAATctgaaatacaattttatattataatatttttttaaattatatttcaaaatctATAATTTGTCGAATctagaaattatattttaaattttaaaattcaaattacaaaattgaattctaaattttaaaatttgaaatgtctaatgattatataattaaaaaatgagaaTAAAATAAACCCTGCATCTTTTGTTGAAgggtatttttaaaattaaagatttaTGGAGGTGACAGGAAAAACAATGGAGGTGGAAGAAGAAATTCACTTGTTTCACTTGTAAAAGTCCCACTGCAGAAAAgggtttttcttttgtttcaaGGAGGGCATAGGAGGGGCCCAAAAGAATTCAGAAGACATTTGATTTTTTCTTCCTTCGGTTGTATGAAGAAGATTATTGGTTTAACTATTACGTAAGTAAAGACACAAATACTTGCTGGAGAAGGGAGATTACGTAGTATATGCACTTATAACTTTGACACTTAGATAAAGAAACGGAGAATAATTATATCTGCATTAGCTAGATTAAGTTCAACTATGTGCTACAGCTAAGTTATACATCCAAATTGGAAGAACATTTTCTAAGAAATTTAATCCATTGTTATACTTGGAGGAAGGTACACATTTGATTCTTGATGCGAACATGTAGCAAGTTTCACCGTAAAACAACCAGTAAGGTTGTACCTTCTCTGTACTTCTGTAAATCCTCCACATAGAACTTGTTCTACCCAATTTTCTATGTCCTTATCTCCATCTGATACGTATGCAGCTGCAAGCAACTGGTCCATGACTTCTGATTCTATCTGTAAGGAACATTCAGGTCCAATAGTTTTGTGGAAGCTACTTGTGATCACATTCACCACTCTATCCGCAAGTGCATCAAAATTAAAAGGTTTAAAAACAACTGTTTCATCAACCTGTTCATACAAATCTTGCAACCAAAGGTTTGGGATCTCAGTTAATGCATGTTCCAAGTTTCCATCATTCATTTGTTGAACTTGAGGTTCATTGTCTTCAGCTGGAAGATTCAAATCTAAATGCCAATTCGGTGTTGTATGTAGTCTTTTAGCCTTGTCTGAGATTAAGTGCTGATCCTGAAATTCATTGTGGTTAAGGAAGTTTCGTTTATTTGCTAAAACTGGATTGGGAATGTTATCTATTGAACCATCAGAAGCAGTAACACTTTGGCTTTTGATGTCTGCACTCACATGTTCAACTGTTATTTTGATAGGCCTCCCTTTTACCTTTGCTATTCTCTCAGAACAGTTGGAAGGTTCCCTTGCTTGGTGACCAGAGAAAGAAGTCACAAATATTGCATTGTTTACACCCACTTCTCTTCCACGTGAGTCAGTAAGCTTTCCAGTTTTCATGGCTTGAGACAAACTATTTTGAACTAACACATCAGCCTCGTCTACATTTTCTAGGAAGACCACAGAGAAGGGGTTCTTGCAATATTCACCCACAATTAAATCAAGAGTAGTCTTTCCTCTGAATTTCACATATCCTTTCATTTCTTTAGAACTTAGATCCACAAAAATAGAGCTATCCTGGCTTCCATACAAGAACTTAGCTAGAGTAACAGCAATTTTCCTTTTACCATTCCTATCAGGTCCAACAAAATTCATCCACACGTCACCCCTATGATTTGCACCAACCTTTTTTGTATGGCTGCCAGCTATTGTTTTGCTGATGACACTAATGGCTTCATCCTGCCAGCTAACCTCCTTGGTAAGGACATCGAAAAGTATTTTGGGATTCCTTGCATCGACCTGTCTACAAAAGTCAAAACTTAAGAAGGTTGATGGCTGAGATGGGTGTTTCAAGATATTTCCACCAGCAACattaaattttgaagaaaataaacttGAGGTTTCCTTTGGATGTTCCGTTGTAAATTGACTGGAAGGTCTGTTAGATTTATTGCTGGTAGGAGAGGAGCACATTCCTAACCCCAAATCTGTGGTTACAGAAATCACAGAAGTTGGAGACATCTGGCTTCCATCACAAACAATGGAAGTGCACATGTTGCATGATCCTAGATCCCTTGAATCCAAACATTCCACTCTCTGGAACTTCTGTGAAAGTGTTGAAGTATACTTCTCATGCCCTGCATCGAAATCCATAGGAAAAAAACTGCCTGATTGTGATGTGGAAATCGTTTGCTTACCAACAGGCACTTCTGAGTTGATATTGTTGTATTCACTTGATGATGTGTGTGTAAGTTTATTTCTGGGGTTGTTAGCATCTTTTCCTTTGTTGTCACAATATTGGAATGCCATAACTGTTGGACTGTTATTTGAATCAGGGAATATTTTATGCAGATACTGGCACATCTTGTCCAAGTTCTTATGTGTTGCAGATTCACTACTATTCAGCTCAACACCATCTTCTATCTGCACTGAATGGAAAAAAGTGGTTTAACTCTCTATTCAAATAATGCAACCCCAGGTCAATTGACAGATGATCCGCAGGTTGTTATGTGAGACATGAAGGTCAATTAATGATAAGCTAAAACCAACTATTAAAACAAGGAGGAGCAAAATTAAGATAGTATTGTAGCTCATACAAATCCTTGAAAATCATGAATTACAATGAGAGTAGGTCAATTTAATTTCCTCAATTGAACTAGCCCTTAACTAGTTTCCTATTATTTTCTGTTTTGGGTTGGAAATAACTCCACTCAATGATTTGGGCCGGAACATATGCGAGTACTACACACCTTAAGATTTAATCCTTTTGCTGATCCTGATTCAGAAATGTGCAATCGTGGAGGTGGAGGTAAGTTAGGGAGGAATAGATCAACAGTTGAAGCAGCGAGAATACTTGGCTCACACCTTTCACCATATTGATGGCAAAcacagtaaaataaaataaatcaaaccAGGAAgtcaaattaaagaaagaaaagagcAGCAAATCGGACAAATGAATCCATTATGCATTATTGTTGTAAATAActcagaataaaaaaaatctaagttAGAGAAACTTTGTGCTGTAGTGTAAACTAGTTACTGTGTCAGAGAAGCAGAATTCCATTTATTAAGGAAGTGATCAGggtaggtttttttttttctttttagggAGAAAATCGGAATAGCCAATGTGACACCCATGCAATATAATCATACCCAAAGGCTGAAAGTTAGGTGCAACGAATCAACTATCGTTCAGTTTTAAATTAACATTTAGCTCATGtttgataataattttattttaaactcaaACTTAGTTTGGTTCATGATCATGAATTGTTCTGGTTAGCTTATTAACTTATACAAactgaaagttaaaaaaatgtatataaataacAAACCACAAAGATTTTGAATATAGTAATATGATAATAGTACTTATAAAATGTCAGTtcgaaaattaaattaaatcacattattttagtttgaatcacatgtatataatatatttatataactcCTTTATATTTTCTTCACACTCATATTATATCATTTACTACCAAGACAAAAGAAAAGAGCACACATTTTCATAATAACATAAATTAACATGTCTATCCATTACAgttatttgttaaaaaaagaGTGGaacttaattataattttaatctctatgtattttaatttatgtgaCATTTTCTTAATAATACTTATGTGTATTTGATATGTCTAAATTTAATTCCTTACATTTAATCTTTATGGTTTCTAATCGTTTAAATTAAATCTCGCGACCCAAAAATTCATTCAGTATTAACATAAATATAGGGGTGTAGATATAAATTATTTGCATAAActtgtaaataaaatatataaatattagtaaATATACAAAATGTGCTGATATTTTACCAAACATTAAGGATACGTGGCAAAATTcctttctaaatttttttttaatactttgtaagaagaataaaaaaaaaatcaaacaagtATATCTTCCTAATatacaaaagagaaaaatacaaaaggtgATTTATGGGCGTACCTGCGAGTGTGATATGATTGAGCAGAGAATGAAGAACGTAGAGAGAGAATTGGCAGAAGGTGCAAGTCCCAATCCTTCTCTATAGAAGGAAACCTTCCTACAAATTTCGTATATCTTTCATAGTTTGTGGCAGCACCAATGAGCCATAACCTTCCATAACTAACTTCCAACAACTTTCCTATCCCTACAACAACATACCTAACTGCCTCACTCTCACCCCAACCATTTTTCTCATTCACCAAATCCTCCAACTCTCCCACATCCACCACTATACCTTTCCCCACGCGCTTCTCCACCATATCTCCGATCTCTTCAAACCTCAAACGCACATCCTCTTCTCCACGGCTCCCGCTAACAAACTCCATAACCTCTCTTCCAATGCGCGCCACGCGCAAACTGCACAACTCCCGTAAAACGGCGCTGTTTTGCCTCTCCACTGCTTCCGCGAAACTCCACAGCGCATCACGTGCACATGCACCCAAAAGCATGGGATTTCTGCCCTTGTACAGAGCACAGTTTtggagaagagaattgagaaaagaaaaaatataatagaatgaACAGAATAACTGCACGCTCATCAAACCAACGTGTGTAAACTTCACTCCTCAAAATTCTTATTTACTAATCAATTTTGTGGAACTTCTATCATAAGGTGCATGTATAGACCGCTGTAATTATTTACACAATTAAACCTTCCGTTCTATAAATCGTTACTAATTTGcattttcaaaaatcaaaatgacaattttgttttaaaattatattcttttattcatttaatttgTACACAATAGTTATGTTTTAggctttatattttaaaataattaattttaatctctaaacGTAGTGTGTCTAGGGAGTAATAATGCATTgtgaatttttcatttttaattcataatattGACACAAACACCAGTTCTATAATTATTTGAGTAGAATTTGCGTTCATCTTTTCTCCCCCACAACCATACTTTTAATGGGTAAATATTTGTTTGTAATTTCTTCAAGTTCTCTTCATTTCAAGTGTTGAAGGACTATCAATTAACCTAGTTCAGATACTTAAACATGTATGTAAATTGTTATTGCTTTTTTATATCCGTATTTATTTTATAGGAAAAacgttaaaaattaaaatagattaaagaATGTAAGTACGTGttgaagaataaaaattatacGAAATCAAATGAATAATTAAAGCTACAAAATATGcggtaataattaattattaatctcCAACAAACTACCTGCCTCTCTTCCGGGATAGCACCTCCGCGATCCTCCGAAGATCGTCGGTGTCCTCGGCGGAGAAAGGGAAGGGGAAGCTCCGGCGAAGGGGAGATTGTTGGTGCATGAGACGGGTGAGGGGACGGATGATGGCGAGTTTGATTTCGGAGCTCCGAAAACCCGCTTCGGCGAAGACGCGACTCACGACGGGATCGTCGAGGATGGACAGGATCAGGTGCTGCAGGTCCACCTTAACAGAACAAGGCTGCTGGAGGTGGAAGTTCTCCGGCTTGCGGCGCTGCGCGGCTTGCGACCGCTTGATGGCGGCCATGAGCGAGTTCGACACCGGAGGCTCGTCGCTGCCGCAAGAGTTTGACGGCACGCGGTCGAGTGACACGCTGAGGGAGAGTTCGAGGGCTCTGAATTGGAGGCGCGTCGAGAAGACGGCGCTTCGGGCGCGTGCGCATGCGTCGCGCAAGGCAGAGGACGCCTGGGAGAGCATAGCGGACACAGTGTGCAGTGAAGTGGTCTGGGCGTGGCCCCGCCGTCGGGCCACAGATACGGCGTCGTGGAGCGCTTTTGCGGCCTCCGCCGTCAGGCATTGTATCGCTACTGCAACCGGCGTAGGCATCGCCGACGTtcataaaagtgaaaaaaacttcaaaaaaataatcagtaaaagaaaaagaagtttagCATTGGAGTTGTGGAATGTTATTTTGTGTTTGTGAGTGAATGCTCGCGTAAACTTTAAACTACATTGCATtacatgtgtcaaatatataaaGCGGATACGAAACagtttaaaaactaaaactataTTTATTCCGAAAGCGTTTGTTCCTGTTCCTAATTATAAGTAATTTGTATGAATATAATGATTTATGAAATTGAtttcattaaattatattacaatttGGATATTtgtaacatttattttattggaggaattgagtttttttttaacagTGGTGGTTGTTACTGTGTATTTGGTGGTGTTGGTGATGGATGCTTTTATGATGGAGACGGAAAGGGAGATGCTGCCTCCACTTGCTTTCTCGTGGCTGGCCCACTTCCCACATTCACTCTCACTCTCTACTAACGTTTCCTTCTCTTATTTGTTCCTGCTTCTTCTCTTGTCTTTTCATTTATTTCACagtgtttaatttaaattatatgaaCTTCAATAAAAGTGTAACAGACATCTTTttctagaaaaatatattaGCTTTAGTTGCTTAAAAATGTCAACAAAACTGTTAAAAAAAGTAGCAAAAGATTCTTATTTTTGGTTCCAAGAGATGTTAGTTGACTAGCTATTGCGAATAGAAAATAGGAAATAATGTGCGCAAATATTTCCATTCGCAATAATGTTGGGGCTGTTCGCAATAATGTTGGGGCTGTTAGGAGATATCATGTTCTTGCTACTTGTTGAGATATTTTTCGTGGAAGTATAAGAGAATTTATTGATGTTTTTTCAGgatttcttgaagttcagactgctttgattgctgagttttatggagttatacatgctatggaggaaactcaaaagatgagacttactaataataaataaaattaaagggatacttcagggtatcccaacccatatacagtaaCCAAAAGTGAACTTCCTATATCATCCACAAGTGAAACTCTCCTTTATAGTTGGAGCAGAACAACCTTAAAGTGAttgcttgaatgtgattctgtcttGGTTTGGGTtgtgtttactgctaggactaatgttccgtggatgcttcgtaatcgatagaatacttgtcttaatttctgtaggacaatcaggtttaggattactcatatttttcgtgagggAAATGCAtgtgttgataagttggctaatttaggattcattcatagagaatcatttcattggtataatagacttccatctagtttgttcttagaattctttatgaataggtatagtttacctatgtatcgtttttgttaacatgtgagttttggtctagttcccccatatttttgtattttctttctttttcctttttttaataatacatttttcatgtgatggcagatgattgttgttacttaaggtgtcagcctagctaaAATGTCAAGTCGCataatgatgcctaacatgaaaactttaataaaaataaataaaaatatttccaaTCGCACATTCCTCTACTGAACTAAAATTGATCCAACATAATTTTGAATTCCAAATCACTATTTCATCGATAAAGGTGAACAAATGTTCTTTTTACTAAGACAGACCATGATTTTAACACTTTAAACcaattattatgaaaaatttaCTATATATTGGAGCAATTTCAATTACTTATTACTGAAATGAGTATTTAATTTCAATGGAcaattattgaaattttttattttttattttaagtcgggtataccatttttttttttaaattgtgtgaCCTAAACGATTTtagtatgtatttttttatcatcaagaaataaattaattgaaagaaaattcTTCATGTAAGTGAGAACCCTTATACAGGTGTCAAAAAACCTCATCACCTAACTTACAAACCAAAAAGCACTGCATCCACTTTGAGAGCCTAGAACATATTTGTCTTCCCCTTTCTCATCCCTCACATAAGCTAGCTTTGAGCGTTCTTGTAGAATTTGCAAAACCACAAATACATGACAGCATATTGCCTAAAGTTACTGCATCACTGCATCATCGCAACCATAGAATTTCATGCCAAAACTTCCTGTCCAGTCTCCCTTCCTCCTAAATGCATTTATCTTCAAAGATCATCTTCGACTCCTTAGATACGTAACCTGCATACACATACTTTTCCATCCCAGATCAAGATCCTCAATTCATAATGAAACATCTAACAACATGATGAAGTTTTCCTTCCTCCCTTTTCTGCATTCACACTTTACTCCTTAGATTTATATCTCTCATCCCTATCTACTCCCTTTGGACACAAGGCACCAATAGCAGAACCTGTTTTACTATGGCAGCATCACCTCTGctacatgatcgccggttgtgTGTAGTCGGAGGTTGCTGTAGCTatacaaggtcaacatgatcgtcggtcgatctccatgtgtgtagtcggtggtcgccgtaggtatgaaaaggtcaacatgatcgccggttgatgaagcgACGCtctgtcaacatgatcgccTATCGATGAAAcggcgttctccatatgtgtagtcggtggtcgtcgtaggtatgcaaaggtcaacatgatcgccggttgtgTGTAGTCGGAGGTTGCTATAGTTATACAAGGTCAACATGTGTAGTTGGTGGTCGCCGATGTTGGTTATTTTTTGTTGGGGATGGttttctcactttaaggttgGTCTGCcccaaccataaaggagagtttCGTTTGTGGATGACTTAGGAAGTCCACTTTTGGttctgtatatgggttgggatacccctgaagtatcccctttaattttatttattcattgctgataaaaaaaaaacatcacctCTGTTGTCCTTTAGTGACATCATGTTATTCTTGAACGACTTCACTTAGggaaagaaataattttgttaacaGATTAAGTGAAGTTGTGTTATGCAACGACGACTTTTGTTATTTATGGTTGAATTGGAGTCGTGCAACCATTAAACGATTTTAGTTGCTTCACACGACTTTAGTTGTATTTAAATTACACACTAA comes from the Phaseolus vulgaris cultivar G19833 chromosome 8, P. vulgaris v2.0, whole genome shotgun sequence genome and includes:
- the LOC137823322 gene encoding protein SMAX1-LIKE 8-like, which codes for MPTPVAVAIQCLTAEAAKALHDAVSVARRRGHAQTTSLHTVSAMLSQASSALRDACARARSAVFSTRLQFRALELSLSVSLDRVPSNSCGSDEPPVSNSLMAAIKRSQAAQRRKPENFHLQQPCSVKVDLQHLILSILDDPVVSRVFAEAGFRSSEIKLAIIRPLTRLMHQQSPLRRSFPFPFSAEDTDDLRRIAEVLSRKRGRNPMLLGACARDALWSFAEAVERQNSAVLRELCSLRVARIGREVMEFVSGSRGEEDVRLRFEEIGDMVEKRVGKGIVVDVGELEDLVNEKNGWGESEAVRYVVVGIGKLLEVSYGRLWLIGAATNYERYTKFVGRFPSIEKDWDLHLLPILSLRSSFSAQSYHTRRCEPSILAASTVDLFLPNLPPPPRLHISESGSAKGLNLKIEDGVELNSSESATHKNLDKMCQYLHKIFPDSNNSPTVMAFQYCDNKGKDANNPRNKLTHTSSSEYNNINSEVPVGKQTISTSQSGSFFPMDFDAGHEKYTSTLSQKFQRVECLDSRDLGSCNMCTSIVCDGSQMSPTSVISVTTDLGLGMCSSPTSNKSNRPSSQFTTEHPKETSSLFSSKFNVAGGNILKHPSQPSTFLSFDFCRQVDARNPKILFDVLTKEVSWQDEAISVISKTIAGSHTKKVGANHRGDVWMNFVGPDRNGKRKIAVTLAKFLYGSQDSSIFVDLSSKEMKGYVKFRGKTTLDLIVGEYCKNPFSVVFLENVDEADVLVQNSLSQAMKTGKLTDSRGREVGVNNAIFVTSFSGHQAREPSNCSERIAKVKGRPIKITVEHVSADIKSQSVTASDGSIDNIPNPVLANKRNFLNHNEFQDQHLISDKAKRLHTTPNWHLDLNLPAEDNEPQVQQMNDGNLEHALTEIPNLWLQDLYEQVDETVVFKPFNFDALADRVVNVITSSFHKTIGPECSLQIESEVMDQLLAAAYVSDGDKDIENWVEQVLCGGFTEVQRRYNLTGCFTVKLATCSHQESNVYLPPSITMD